One window of the Oncorhynchus clarkii lewisi isolate Uvic-CL-2024 chromosome 19, UVic_Ocla_1.0, whole genome shotgun sequence genome contains the following:
- the LOC139374106 gene encoding T-cell ecto-ADP-ribosyltransferase 1-like: MARHKILTFTVMYFFQAWTLGVDSKMVHLRQPGLSSSITLDMVPNSVDDMYKGCIKEMGKKVKEYLPNETNTGGIFEQAWTKAKTCASNKYKSVNNKLHKLSYNHIRAICAYTGGQTKIYPVFNQAVRTSRYEYTTSFQFHSLHFLLTDAIRILKLKQNTCHTTYRRTNMEFSGEVNKEIRFGLFASSSFLKNLTHFGEKSCFEIKTCFGADLKSYPNLGNYEKEVLIPPYEVFRVTAVLKKENDKNLWCDVVYKLKSIKTLSNLNCKIFNKTTMN; this comes from the exons ATGGCAAGACACAAGATCCTAACCTTTACTGTGATGTATTTCTTCCAGGCTTGGACTTTGGGTGTGGACTCCAAGATG GTTCATCTCCGTCAGCCTGGTCTCAGTTCCTCCATAACCTTAGACATGGTCCCTAACTCTGTTGACGACATGTATAAAGGATGCATAAAAGAAATGGGCAAAAAGGTGAAGGAATATCTTCCAAATGAAACCAATACAGGAGGGATCTTCGAACAAGCCTGGACGAAAGCAAAAACATGTGCCTCAAATAAGTACAAATCAGTCAACAATAAACTACACAAACTTAGTTACAATCACATTAGAGCTATCTGTGCTTACACAGGAGGTCAAACTAAGATATACCCAGTGTTCAACCAAGCTGTCCGGACCAGTAGATATGAGTACACAACCTCCTTCCAGTTCCACTCCCTGCATTTCCTGCTGACTGACGCCATTCGCATCCTGAAACTAAAACAAAATACCTGTCACACCACATACCGGAGAACCAACATGGAGTTTTCAGGTGAAGTGAACAAGGAAATCAGATTCGGCCTCTTTGCCTCCAGTTCTTTCCTAAAGAACTTGACACATTTTGGAGAGAAGTCTTGCTTTGAGATAAAGACATGTTTTGGCGCTGACCTGAAGTCCTACCCCAATCTGGGGAATTATGAAAAGGAGGTGTTGATTCCACCGTATGAAGTGTTCAGAGTTACTGCTGTGCTGAAGAAAGAAAATGATAAAAACCTTTGGTGCGATGTTGTGTACAAACTAAAGAGTATCAAAACACTGAGTAACCTGAATTGCAAAATTTTTAACAAGACAACAATGAATTAA